In Rhinoraja longicauda isolate Sanriku21f chromosome 6, sRhiLon1.1, whole genome shotgun sequence, the following proteins share a genomic window:
- the LOC144594677 gene encoding transmembrane protein 100-like codes for MIAEPVKEMPGLPVVPGLLQKGCDCPTATAQLVSRQSQLLAATGGAEMSCYRCTVPFALVVLIVGIVVTAVAYGFNSHGSVISVFGLVVMILGFLLVISSVVCWRVRQCRKQSKRRESQTALMANRELFV; via the coding sequence ATGATCGCGGAGCCGGTGAAGGAGATGCCGGGGTTACCGGTAGTGCCCGGCCTCCTGCAGAAGGGCTGTGACTGCCCGACTGCCACTGCCCAGCTGGTGAGTCGCCAGAGCCAACTGTTGGCAGCCACGGGTGGAGCAGAGATGTCGTGTTACCGGTGCACCGTGCCCTTTGCCCTGGTGGTCCTGATCGTTGGCATCGTGGTTACCGCTGTAGCTTATGGCTTCAACTCGCATGGGTCAGTCATCTCGGTGTTCGGCCTGGTGGTAATGATCCTGGGCTTCCTCCTGGTCATCTCCAGTGTGGTGTGCTGGAGAGTGAGACAGTGCAGAAAGCAAAGCAAGAGAAGAGAAAGCCAGACTGCACTGATGGCCAACAGGGAACTGTTCGTCTAG